AATGTGTTATGGATGCTATTTATACACAAAGTACAATATATAACTTCATTTAGCAGATCAATTCTCTAAAAAAGGCTTTGGCCTTCCCTCAAAAgatcaatcaataaatatgtattttcttttcattttaataattcctGATTTAAAGGAACTTTTGATTAAGTGGACCCACCTCCTTCAGAGAAGAGGGACTCTACTAGATTAAGTCCTTGGATATTGGTATGAAGAaccttttcacatttcttttctctttcctaattAAAACTGCTAATCTAATACAGAAGGAATACTTTAAAAGGCAGTAGAAAAGATTGCAGTCAGAGGCCAAGTATGAGCTCTGTCACAAAACACACATTTCTCCTGGAGAGTCTGTCTGACTTCTTAGTAGAGATTTCACAGGTAGACATAATTGACAACAGATGTAGTCATGGTCAGGAACTGAAGGACACCTAGGTCAAGAAGGGAAGAAGTCCAAAGGGCAGGAACAAACCGTACACATCTCCTCTGATGCCAGCTGGTCTCAGCAGAAGCCGTTCTGGGGCAAGCCACTTGAGAGGTACAGAGTGAGTAGCTGGGATGGCCCCTCGGGCATGGACTTCATAAGCCAGGCCCAGTCCACAGAGCTTGGCAGTAAGATCACTTTGGATCAGGATATTCCTAGCTGCTACATCCCCATGGAACAGATGCTTATCCTGGAGAAATTCCTGTCAGCATAAGATCAAAAATGGATAAGCTGTCTGAGGTCATGGCTCCAGTCAAAGACAAGGAGAAGCAGTCCTAGGAATCCTCAAAAAGACGACTTTTCAACTTTGAACAAGTCTTGTTGATAATGACAGATTACTTCCAAATTACCATAATGGATCAGACATTTTTGCATTATGGTTAGGATTACCAAACtgagcaaataatccaaatagCATTAATACTGGGTTTGGACCGTATGATCACTCATTCTGTGTCAAGGTCTGACCCCTGCCTGAGTTTACATTTCTCTTGGATGGGTTCCAGCTAGATCCTGGAAAAGGAAACAGGTTTCAAGTATCTAGCAGCAGTCCTGCAAATAAGGTAATACATACAAAGTGAAATTGAGTGTTATAATACTGAATTTATACAGAGCTTTGTATCATCTCATTCTGCCCCTAAAATAAGTAGGTCAGATGAGTTAGGGAAGTATCTTTCAGATAAATCTAAATAATTACATAAGGTCACGCAGTTTCAAGTGGTAGTGAACAGATCTGGGTATTCTAATTCATAGGAAGTACTACAAATTCTGCTAATAATTCTCTAGCCAGCTTACAAATCAGAATTTCCTGAGagcttttttaaaacatatgattTTTGGCCCAGGTTTACCTAACCAAAATCTAGGAAGAAGGACCTGGtaatctctatttttaagaaGTATCACAATGATTCTAGCACAGCCAAAGCATTTGAAAGCCATTGCGCCTGGATGGCACGGATTTGCTGCAATCATTTCCCCAAACAGGAGGCTATTCAAGGTGTAAGAACCTGAAAAGCTGTACATGACCAAAGAGCTAGAGATTGAGGTCTATGACTGCTAAACAAgaataacatacatacatacatacatacataaaaggtTAAGATGGTCATTTCCAGTCACTGATGTTAAAGAAAACAGTACCTAGCAGCTTTCTGTCCCTGGTGAGGTGAGGTTTTAGGACAAAGAGATTATACTGTCATGAGAAGAATTAAAGAATGTAGTGACTTTGAGGTTGtccaagtaagaaaaaaaatagcatgacAATGCCTTGTAACTAGTAACCCAGACCCATGATCAGTGTATCCTTTTGGGGAACCACTGCAATTGTGGCTCAGAATATGAGATAGGCTATATATTGACACCCTAACTTTATCAGGGGCGCAAACTAACTAGGCCCTCCAACCTCTGTGGATAATATTCATTTCTACGATGTGCTCTCTCCTATGCCATGGGAACTTCCACTGTTAACTACTCCTCCTTCTCACCTCACGGCTTCTTTTCTAAGCTTTCCCAGATTCCATTTAGATCCCTGATACATTTCACACCTCAAGGAGGCAAGATATATCAACTACCTAAAATAGTAGTTTCACAGAGCCTGATTTTCTGTATAGTAAATGCTAATTTTAAGCACAGTTATCTAAATAACTTCATAGAAATAGTCATCTAAATTTCCTAATTCTGGTAAAGgtacattattttttctcttaaacccTTTAAATCCTATTTTTCTCTTACCTCTTTATTTAATTAAGTTGGTTTAGAATGAAGGCTTGATCTCACTGTTgcccctttttatttcttcttttccatttgtttgttgttctttttaaagtatgtgtATTTCCTATCACATTCAGCATCAAAGCATGTCTCCAGCCAAACATGTTCTGAACTTGTCTTTCTGGTTTTTCAGGCATAAAATTGTGCGCTTCTTTTAGCTCTGTAGCGTTTCACCCATTTGGTTTCTTTTCCCAACTCGCTCACTATTTGCcattttacatatctttttttttcattttacatatctTAATATTAGTATATATGGGGAAGTAAGAGTGTCAAGCATATAGTTCTTGGCCCTGGTTGTTGACCACCTTTTAAAATCCTTCCTGTTCCTTCTACAAACCCTACGACTTTCTGCCTAGAATTACCAATCCTGTGGTATATTATCtaaataatttcataaagaaagaactgaaaacaatttATCAGTGCTTGAGTTTCTGCCCCTTAACTTCCATCCAGTTTTCTTAATCATCTATATACCATTTGGAAATATAAGTATGAGAAATATGATGTCAAATATCAGGCTAACAAGAAAAATCCATACCAACTGTTGTCACTTTGCCAAGCCTTACCAAAGCCAAGAGGACCTGCCTCCCAATGTGATAGACTTGTTTTTCTGTGAGATCATAGAGAAGGCCATCCATGGTCATTACATcctaaagagacaaagaaaaaacatgATATCAAAATGACATGAacagatttgaaaaaataaaataagggcagAGATATTCTTAAATTCAGATGTCAAGGCTaaggaaaagatacaaaaacataAGGATGAAGATTCAAGGAGAGGTTAATATGAGAGATTCTCAGATACGCAAAGAAGTACAATGATATATCAACTTAGATAAACAATAAAGAGTGTAGATAAAcaacagaaggaaggaataacAGAATAGCAGTTAAGAAAGTCCGATATGCATAAGACTGTCCCCTGGATAAAGCAACAGTTTTCCTGGGgcactgtgtatgtgtgtgattaaTTAAGCACATTAACTCAGCACattactgaatgcctactatgtgccaggttcCATCTTAGGAACTCAGAACACAAGAGTGAGTAATTTAACACGTCTGCTGCCTTCTGGAACTCAAAGTATATAACCATATATAAACATATGGTTACATAtctataagctccatgaaggacATGGAAAAGAGAGCAGATGATGGTGACAAAAAAAGATCTGAAGGATGAGCGGACAATGACtatgcaaaaaagtaaaaaaaggaaaggggagacaTTTGGTGTAATGCGAGAAGCATGTGTAGATGGTCTAAAATAGAGAAGCATAATCgttttgaaaaacagaatagCGAAATTAGAGCAGAGAACAAGTTACGGACGAATAACCTCTTACAAAGGTTTTAATGCCTCAAGACTTGCACATTGTCCTATTTGCACCACCAGATGTAAGGTATTAACAGGGTCCCTTTATCATACACATTTAGTAGTAAAGTCATCAGTCTTTGGAGGAGGCTTGGTTAATATTAAACTTGTAAGTGAGGAAATAACTAGGGAAACATGCAGTACTTCAGATAGAGGAATATGTAGAGAAGCAGAAAAACGGCAAGGAAAAGGACTTGCACTTTACTCTGGAAATTTCTGaacatttaaatttgtttaaatacaaatttgaatatgaatatgaagtACAGTAACTTTCAGGATGGATTTCTCCTTGTCGACCCTGGCACATTGGAGTGATGGTATAGAACAGAAGACACATTTAAGACTAACAGCAGTAAAATTACAATCCATACTAACAATAGTTTTTACATACATAATTTCTGTTAACTTTAATAATAacttattattattcccattttacaggtgcagAAAACTCAGGCTCAGAGGGgcgacttgcccaaagtcacatagctcgTAGGATATAAAGTGCAAAGTTCATACTCCAAATCTGCACTATCCAATATGATAGCCATTAGCCCCATGTGGCTATTTAAgtgtttatcatttaaaattaaataaaattttaaaaattcagtctctCAATCACATCAGCCACATTTCAGGGGCTTCAAATGTGATTAGTGGCTACCATTTTGAACAGAGAAGATAAGAGAATTTTTCTGTCATCGTAAAAAGTTCTATTGGATGGTAATACTCAATCACTATTATGTTGCTATAAGatctttctgctttgtcattgGCCAGGCTACTTGACATGTGAACAGCTCATCAGCCAGGTCAAGCCTTTCCTTCCCAACACCTCTACCCTGCTGCTCACCCGCCGACAGGTCCAGAGAAAGCTGAGCAGGTCCCCTTGGGCCACATCCTCCAGCACCATATAGAGCGGCAGCTTCTCCGTGCAGCAGCCTTCCAGCTGCACCAGGTTCCTGTGCTTCCCCAGGTACTGATAGAATTGGACCCGCCCTAAGAAATCCTGTACCTCCTGGAGCCCAGTCGGTTCTGTGAAGGACAGATGAGCCATGGGAAGTGGTCAGAACATGATCAATACAACGGGAGGTATGAGGGAAGACTATGGTAATTTTCAAGACTCCACAGGAGAAGAAATACTGAcaaaaggtaaagagaaaggggaactaaTTAGAAGATAATTCTCaatatcactgatttttttgtCAAAGCAAACAATCATAGGCTTTAGAACTGGATAGACTTTCATCTGCCTAAATAGACAAGTGTTCACTTTCAAATATTATCACTGCCTAGGCCTTTCAATTAGTATTCTTGCTTATCTtattcttgttctgttttatgTATCCATTACTACTGGTCcatataaagagagagaaaggaagtggggaaggaaggaaggaaacaatattAGGGAAAGTGATAGTGCAGACAAATGAAGGAAGCACCTCAAAATCCTCATGCACTAAGATTCAGTATGAAAAAATCAGTTCCAGCAGCCTCCATAGGCAACACTGAGCTAGGAAAAGAccccaagaaaaatatttctgcctCCAGTTTTCACTTTCtatccttttcttcctctgcacACAACTGTGATCACAGCTATCCGTTGATTAACATCTTAATGTCCATAAGCTTGTCAGCATTCAGGGCTGGGGGCTCACtgtgggaaattaaaaaagagatagGGAAGTCAAACACTTCTCCTTTTACCTTCCAAAGCCTTGAGGACAACACTCTTTGGCTTAGCAGGGTCCCCCGTGTACATCTTGGTTCGGTAGATGGTTCCACAACTACCATTGTGGATCTGCTCCAGAACTTCAGAGAGTTGCTCCCGGGGCACCTGCAGCTTAGCCAGAGCATGAGTGGTAGTCCGTAGGAGGCTCTCCACGGAGGTCTCTTTAAGTGGCACAAACACACTTCCTCCATGCCCTGCCGCCTCCCAGCTTAGGCCCCTAGATGGAGGCACAGGGCCAATGCCTAGAACAAAGAGATGATACTAGTCATCTTTACCCTACCCTAGGGGCTCCAGGAGAGCAGAGCCTGGAACACACAGACAGACAACAAGGAAATTCCTTTAGCAATTTTCTCTCTACGCGATGTGGTGTTACCTTGTGTGAACCAGCATCAACACGAACCTtggaaaacatttataataaccCTACTACTTCTAAGACAACTCAAGATGGACCTCTGAAAAGTGgtaatgtcattttctttctacctttctcaGGATTACAGCTCAGCATTAGTATAGAAACAATTTAAGACGCTCCTCAATAGGTACTCAAACCGCTGATATCTATAAAGTGATGGTAACTACCACGAGGGACTAATGCTTATGTCAATCAACTCGAAGGCATGGTTATTCTTCCTCCCTTAAGATGTCCCCAAAGTCAAATTAATTACGTATTTCCTAGAgtcttagccaaaaaaaaaaaaaaaaaaaaaaaaaattttggtactttccctttttcttagTCAATTTTTCTCCGTTGGAAAGAGAAATTCATTCTTCTCATTAAACCACCATTCACTCATTAATCTACCCATTTATGTGACAGATACCAACCACATCCTGCATGCCAGGAACTATTCTAGGTGTTGGGAATAGGCAAAGTCCAGATTCTTATGATTACTTTCTTGTGGTAGGCTAGAGGAAGTAGATAATATCATACCAGGGATGAGTGCTATAAAGGAAAACAGGAGAATCAGAGGCTATCTGTGATGCCATTCTGTATTTCAAGGCCAGGACAGGCTTTTCTGATGGGATGACATTTGAGAAGTGCCTGGAAGCAATTAGAGACCAAACCACACTGGTATCAGGAAGGATATTacagacagagggaacaggaaGAGCAGATGTATTGAGGAAGAAACATGCTTGGCATATCTGAGGAAGAGGAATGAAATTAGTACAGCTGGAGCCATGTGGGATAATTGGAGAATTACATGAGATGAGGCCTGAGTGGGCCCAGATTCTAGAAGGCCTTGaaagaattttgtctttttttattctaaaaaatactacattttattcCAAGCAGAGAATGGCCAGGACTGATTTAGGCCTTAAAAGAatcattctgggggcgcctgggtggctcagtggtttaagccgcagccttcggctcaggtcatgatctcagcgtcctgggatagggtcccgcatcgggctctctgctcggcggagagcctgcttccctctctctctctctgcctgcctctccatctacttgtgatttctctctgtcaaataaataaataaaaatctttaaaaaaaaaaaaaagaatcattctgCTGCTCTGTGGAGAACAGTGGATGAAGGGATAGGAAGAGAATGAGGGAAACCAGTTAGAAGTGTATTGCAGTGATCTATGAGACATGAGAGAGGCTTGCATTTCTTTTGAAGATAAGAGTTAACAGGATTTGCTAATGGATTGGATACAAAGCATGAGAGAAAAAGGAGTCAAGGACATCTGCAAGATTTTAAACTGAACACATCGAAAATCAGAGGACATTTCTGAGGGAATTTCAGGACCTTTGCTGTGGGGCATATTACATACGAGATGTGTATTGGATCCAAACTGTGAAATTAGTTGTTGAACATAGGAATCTGAAGTTTGGGGGGACTACAATTAGAAGAGAGAAAGTGTTTGAATCCGTAAGACTGAAAATGAGACCATTAAGGGAGTGACTatagatttaaaaggaaaagagtgtTTCAAGAAGGAGAAGGTGCAAATTTGTTCCAAATGCTTTTGACAGGTTGAGAAGAGGACTCAGTTATAGCTGTCATTGGCAAT
This genomic interval from Mustela erminea isolate mMusErm1 chromosome 6, mMusErm1.Pri, whole genome shotgun sequence contains the following:
- the STYK1 gene encoding tyrosine-protein kinase STYK1 isoform X1, with amino-acid sequence MEPPRRPRQNNSILGNYSQWCSVHSLRAKQRSGQLCGLGDERGMARILLECSLSDKLCVVREQQYEIIIIPTILVGIFLILLAVILWLFIRGQRAQQQSPGLRGIGPVPPSRGLSWEAAGHGGSVFVPLKETSVESLLRTTTHALAKLQVPREQLSEVLEQIHNGSCGTIYRTKMYTGDPAKPKSVVLKALEEPTGLQEVQDFLGRVQFYQYLGKHRNLVQLEGCCTEKLPLYMVLEDVAQGDLLSFLWTCRRDVMTMDGLLYDLTEKQVYHIGRQVLLALEFLQDKHLFHGDVAARNILIQSDLTAKLCGLGLAYEVHARGAIPATHSVPLKWLAPERLLLRPAGIRGDVWSFGILLYEMVTLGAPPYPEVPPTSILQYLQRRKIMKRPSSCTHTMYGLMKSCWRWNEESRPSLRELHSRVEIATRTADDKAVLQVPELVVPELYAAVAGISVDSLSYSYSIL
- the STYK1 gene encoding tyrosine-protein kinase STYK1 isoform X2, whose product is MARILLECSLSDKLCVVREQQYEIIIIPTILVGIFLILLAVILWLFIRGQRAQQQSPGLRGIGPVPPSRGLSWEAAGHGGSVFVPLKETSVESLLRTTTHALAKLQVPREQLSEVLEQIHNGSCGTIYRTKMYTGDPAKPKSVVLKALEEPTGLQEVQDFLGRVQFYQYLGKHRNLVQLEGCCTEKLPLYMVLEDVAQGDLLSFLWTCRRDVMTMDGLLYDLTEKQVYHIGRQVLLALEFLQDKHLFHGDVAARNILIQSDLTAKLCGLGLAYEVHARGAIPATHSVPLKWLAPERLLLRPAGIRGDVWSFGILLYEMVTLGAPPYPEVPPTSILQYLQRRKIMKRPSSCTHTMYGLMKSCWRWNEESRPSLRELHSRVEIATRTADDKAVLQVPELVVPELYAAVAGISVDSLSYSYSIL